A window from Drosophila nasuta strain 15112-1781.00 chromosome 3, ASM2355853v1, whole genome shotgun sequence encodes these proteins:
- the LOC132791082 gene encoding putative cyclin-dependent serine/threonine-protein kinase DDB_G0272797/DDB_G0274007 isoform X1 produces the protein MTSINCVWFCLLLCHSCNIFGLLRLEQQQQHQLVEALPFEYFEEHDDDFNYDLDEAQSQAKYDARLLSEQMLSDAELQQRADINYNSNLNANSNSKVNVDANTNLNGNSGLQPAENRGEQTAAGFVDSSAAEDDLEPHSRAAACFTNGHKYTHGQKVPRLDACEVCLCMDGEIFCWWEKCDKTNVNSAPTGDAGGGGEGDYSDPYRHETTTRKSTKLHKAERKVGKRHKHHKNQKNFNDYEVYHSRQQQQQQQQQQQQAKDYKKPDIKQQKQKSSTINSSSSSNYNIIKQHQHEQQPKLATSTSQQQQQQKQQQPKLQPQLHVATAAAVNQAAKETHYQHQLPAPQQHEQHEQQQQQQQQTHQQHEHEQQQHLHAHQPHSSSKILNFPENLPALLYYDYKTEEHEHHQHQHHQQHLLHEKQRQQQQQQQQQQLKRQQQQQLQKANRDVELATDLGSDKNFDEAETDSDILPEPPTKRPTKPTATTTTALTTGSSNIDNNGNSKSHSNSNSSNDSSNSNSRATTIAVATTIEMMTTPRSEHAVTVLAMANTNTNTNQQQQQHRVEEIEDTDDAFHRWLTSTELNVDSTNTLDDNLPAVVVEQETPASTIIDDVGVNSSSSSNNNGGSNRIAVNPKDNGNRHGNNIADNADAVFFRSSYNDYSSEFNGSVVNIDITLTAVDVHPQRPHQQQQQPKAAAIGQTDLIANDNQTSDVHAAERQPTMEPATATAAATATTTLLPHVAISSSSSSGSSNQHNVPPYTLTTIITTTPLATGRMCNVLGKLYKIGEILPQDTGNCLQCICTDAVTPDELPSVTCSPHNCPPLVLPDLFDATGY, from the exons ATGACAAGCATCAATTGCGTGtggttttgtttgctgctctgCCACAGCTGCAACATATTTGGATTACTACGTctcgagcaacaacaacaacaccaactcGTAGAGG CTTTGCCCTTTGAGTACTTTGAGGAGCACGATGATGACTTTAACTACGACCTGGACGAGGCGCAATCACAAGCCAAATACGATGCACGTCTGCTGTCCGAGCAAATGCTGAGCGACGCTGAGCTCCAGCAAAGAGCAGACATCAACTATAACTCCAACTTGAACGCCAACTCCAACTCGAAAGTTAACGTTGACGCCAACACTAACTTGAATGGCAACTCTGGCCTGCAGCCTGCAGAGAATAGAGGCGAGCAGACGGCAGCTGGTTTCGTTGACTCGTCCGCAGCTGAGGATGACTTGGAGCCGCATAGTCGAGCTGCGGCTTGCTTTACAAATGGCCACAAGTACACACACGGACAGAAG GTTCCGCGTTTGGATGCCTGTGAGGTTTGCCTATGCATGGATGGTGAAATCTTTTGCTGGTGGGAGAAATGCG ATAAGACGAATGTAAATAGCGCCCCAACGGGAGATGCTGGTGGAGGAGGCGAAGGAGACTATTCAGATCCATATCGGCATGAGACCACAACgcgaaaatcaacaaaactgCATAAAGCGGAGCGGAAAGTTGGCAAGCGGCACAAGCATCACAAGAAtcaaaagaattttaatgaCTATGAAGTTTACCATagtcgacagcagcagcagcaacagcaacagcagcagcagcaggcgaaGGATTATAAAAAGCCAGAcataaagcaacaaaaacaaaagagcagcaccatcaacagcagcagcagcagtaactaCAATATAATCAAGCAACATCAACACGAACAGCAGCCAAAGTTGGCAACGTCAACGtcccaacaacagcagcaacaaaaacagcagcagccaaagttGCAGCCACAACTTCATgtggcaactgcagcagctgttaaTCAGGCAGCAAAGGAAACGCATTATCAGCACCAATTGCCAGCGCCTCAACAACACGAGCAacacgagcagcagcagcagcagcagcagcagacacacCAGCAACATGAGCatgaacaacagcaacatttgcaCGCCCATCAGCCGCATTCGTCCagcaagattttaaatttcccCGAAAACTTGCCGGCACTGCTTTACTATGACTATAAGACCGAGGAGCATgagcatcatcagcatcagcatcatcagcagcactTGCTGCATGaaaagcagcgacagcagcagcaacagcaacagcaacagcaactgaaacggcaacaacagcagcaactgcaaaagGCGAACCGAGACGTTGAACTCGCCACTGACTTGGGCAGTGATAAAAACTTTGATGAGGCGGAAACCGACAGCGATATTTTGCCCGAACCACCAACCAAACGACCCAcaaagccaacagcaacaacaacaactgcgttgacaactggcagcagcaacatcgacaacaatggcaatagcaaaagccacagcaacagcaacagcagcaatgacagcagcaatagcaatagcaggGCGACAACAATagctgtggcaacaacaattgaaatgaTGACAACGCCGCGTAGCGAACATGCTGTCACTGTTCTGGCCATGgccaatacaaatacaaatacaaat cagcaacagcagcagcatcgtgTTGAGGAAATTGAGGACACTGACGATGCATTTCATCGGTGGCTGACATCGACGGAACTGAATGTTGACAGTACAAACACGCTTGACGATAACTTgccagcagttgttgttgagcAGGAAACGCCAGCATCAACAATAATCGATGATGTTGGCgttaacagcagcagcagcagcaacaacaacggagGGAGCAATAGAATTGCTGTCAATCCGAAAGACAATGGCAACAGGCACGGCAACAACATAGCTGACAATGCGGATGCTGTGTTCTTTCGTAGCTCCTACAATGATTACAGCAGTGAATTCAATGGCAGCGTTGTCAATATTGACATTACACTAACTGCAGTCGATGTGCATCCACAACGaccacatcagcagcaacagcagccgaaAGCTGCTGCCATCGGGCAAACGgatttaattgcaaatgacAACCAAACGTCAGACGTTCACGCTGCTGAAAGACAACCAACAATGgagccagcaacagcaacagcagcagcaacagcaactacaacactGTTGCCGCATGTggccatcagcagcagcagcagctctggCAGCAGCAA
- the LOC132791082 gene encoding putative mediator of RNA polymerase II transcription subunit 26 isoform X2: MTSINCVWFCLLLCHSCNIFGLLRLEQQQQHQLVEALPFEYFEEHDDDFNYDLDEAQSQAKYDARLLSEQMLSDAELQQRADINYNSNLNANSNSKVNVDANTNLNGNSGLQPAENRGEQTAAGFVDSSAAEDDLEPHSRAAACFTNGHKYTHGQKVPRLDACEVCLCMDGEIFCWWEKCDKTNVNSAPTGDAGGGGEGDYSDPYRHETTTRKSTKLHKAERKVGKRHKHHKNQKNFNDYEVYHSRQQQQQQQQQQQQAKDYKKPDIKQQKQKSSTINSSSSSNYNIIKQHQHEQQPKLATSTSQQQQQQKQQQPKLQPQLHVATAAAVNQAAKETHYQHQLPAPQQHEQHEQQQQQQQQTHQQHEHEQQQHLHAHQPHSSSKILNFPENLPALLYYDYKTEEHEHHQHQHHQQHLLHEKQRQQQQQQQQQQLKRQQQQQLQKANRDVELATDLGSDKNFDEAETDSDILPEPPTKRPTKPTATTTTALTTGSSNIDNNGNSKSHSNSNSSNDSSNSNSRATTIAVATTIEMMTTPRSEHAVTVLAMANTNTNTNQQQQHRVEEIEDTDDAFHRWLTSTELNVDSTNTLDDNLPAVVVEQETPASTIIDDVGVNSSSSSNNNGGSNRIAVNPKDNGNRHGNNIADNADAVFFRSSYNDYSSEFNGSVVNIDITLTAVDVHPQRPHQQQQQPKAAAIGQTDLIANDNQTSDVHAAERQPTMEPATATAAATATTTLLPHVAISSSSSSGSSNQHNVPPYTLTTIITTTPLATGRMCNVLGKLYKIGEILPQDTGNCLQCICTDAVTPDELPSVTCSPHNCPPLVLPDLFDATGY; encoded by the exons ATGACAAGCATCAATTGCGTGtggttttgtttgctgctctgCCACAGCTGCAACATATTTGGATTACTACGTctcgagcaacaacaacaacaccaactcGTAGAGG CTTTGCCCTTTGAGTACTTTGAGGAGCACGATGATGACTTTAACTACGACCTGGACGAGGCGCAATCACAAGCCAAATACGATGCACGTCTGCTGTCCGAGCAAATGCTGAGCGACGCTGAGCTCCAGCAAAGAGCAGACATCAACTATAACTCCAACTTGAACGCCAACTCCAACTCGAAAGTTAACGTTGACGCCAACACTAACTTGAATGGCAACTCTGGCCTGCAGCCTGCAGAGAATAGAGGCGAGCAGACGGCAGCTGGTTTCGTTGACTCGTCCGCAGCTGAGGATGACTTGGAGCCGCATAGTCGAGCTGCGGCTTGCTTTACAAATGGCCACAAGTACACACACGGACAGAAG GTTCCGCGTTTGGATGCCTGTGAGGTTTGCCTATGCATGGATGGTGAAATCTTTTGCTGGTGGGAGAAATGCG ATAAGACGAATGTAAATAGCGCCCCAACGGGAGATGCTGGTGGAGGAGGCGAAGGAGACTATTCAGATCCATATCGGCATGAGACCACAACgcgaaaatcaacaaaactgCATAAAGCGGAGCGGAAAGTTGGCAAGCGGCACAAGCATCACAAGAAtcaaaagaattttaatgaCTATGAAGTTTACCATagtcgacagcagcagcagcaacagcaacagcagcagcagcaggcgaaGGATTATAAAAAGCCAGAcataaagcaacaaaaacaaaagagcagcaccatcaacagcagcagcagcagtaactaCAATATAATCAAGCAACATCAACACGAACAGCAGCCAAAGTTGGCAACGTCAACGtcccaacaacagcagcaacaaaaacagcagcagccaaagttGCAGCCACAACTTCATgtggcaactgcagcagctgttaaTCAGGCAGCAAAGGAAACGCATTATCAGCACCAATTGCCAGCGCCTCAACAACACGAGCAacacgagcagcagcagcagcagcagcagcagacacacCAGCAACATGAGCatgaacaacagcaacatttgcaCGCCCATCAGCCGCATTCGTCCagcaagattttaaatttcccCGAAAACTTGCCGGCACTGCTTTACTATGACTATAAGACCGAGGAGCATgagcatcatcagcatcagcatcatcagcagcactTGCTGCATGaaaagcagcgacagcagcagcaacagcaacagcaacagcaactgaaacggcaacaacagcagcaactgcaaaagGCGAACCGAGACGTTGAACTCGCCACTGACTTGGGCAGTGATAAAAACTTTGATGAGGCGGAAACCGACAGCGATATTTTGCCCGAACCACCAACCAAACGACCCAcaaagccaacagcaacaacaacaactgcgttgacaactggcagcagcaacatcgacaacaatggcaatagcaaaagccacagcaacagcaacagcagcaatgacagcagcaatagcaatagcaggGCGACAACAATagctgtggcaacaacaattgaaatgaTGACAACGCCGCGTAGCGAACATGCTGTCACTGTTCTGGCCATGgccaatacaaatacaaatacaaat caacagcagcagcatcgtgTTGAGGAAATTGAGGACACTGACGATGCATTTCATCGGTGGCTGACATCGACGGAACTGAATGTTGACAGTACAAACACGCTTGACGATAACTTgccagcagttgttgttgagcAGGAAACGCCAGCATCAACAATAATCGATGATGTTGGCgttaacagcagcagcagcagcaacaacaacggagGGAGCAATAGAATTGCTGTCAATCCGAAAGACAATGGCAACAGGCACGGCAACAACATAGCTGACAATGCGGATGCTGTGTTCTTTCGTAGCTCCTACAATGATTACAGCAGTGAATTCAATGGCAGCGTTGTCAATATTGACATTACACTAACTGCAGTCGATGTGCATCCACAACGaccacatcagcagcaacagcagccgaaAGCTGCTGCCATCGGGCAAACGgatttaattgcaaatgacAACCAAACGTCAGACGTTCACGCTGCTGAAAGACAACCAACAATGgagccagcaacagcaacagcagcagcaacagcaactacaacactGTTGCCGCATGTggccatcagcagcagcagcagctctggCAGCAGCAA